A region of Pedosphaera parvula Ellin514 DNA encodes the following proteins:
- a CDS encoding glycoside hydrolase family 71/99-like protein, translated as MSSPLSLFRICSANVATLLLILFALPAQADTIDSSTLNNKFLLGYQGWHACAGDGSALNRYVHWTGDDTIPNPGTVKHPIWPELSEFPPEELFPTDGIVLGNGQPAMVYSCYVSNTVARHFKWMQDYGIDGVLVQRFTKDVYQGADWGALKTTNLVNVRAAAEAYGRVFCVEYDISNDDPSQVISHLQNDWAYLTGTLGLTNSNRYLKHKGKPVVEIWGLGFVGVNIPPTDAQTIINNFRAAGCTVVGGVPQAWRALAGDSQTNAAWLNVYHSFDVINPWAVGRYQTTNQVDSVAKPAYIGDLADLTPRGIDYLPVIFPGYAVASGPRNGIPRLGGRFYWRQAYDAVSVGCNMAFGAMFDEIDEGTATYKLAPTMSTTPAVASMFALDVDGEAIPSDWYLRVGGEITKALRKEVPLNEPLPIAPNAEIKLLSPNGGEVWNAGDLALVNWNGSGSLTNVRIDLSTDGAATWSCLAYGVTNSGSALVLVPNTPSTNCWLRVAGLSGTPATWSATHFTIQTQPSFRPTHLQPLWSLAPGSRSYVTTDVSSTPNQRSLAYNSLSNQVIVVSRTGATTGLTVNVLDATTGQYLYQLNTTGITGGSIILLSVAVSDDGSVYAGNMSTSGGGVATYKLYRWPNSGSAAIPTTIFSGEPAGRTDSVRWGDTLAVQGAGTNTQIMIDAYGTNVCAIFTPVNSSLTSWISRSGPQDYFPGSIGRSLQFGPTNTFWQKRKADRLEKSGFSITGSLGTSNLVAYTFLPGSTGPVGIDFTRNLLGAINYCGNTNGPDTLDLYDISNINSPVLLARVNFPVNQKPNANFVGQIVFGGGKVFAIDGNNGIVAFSIVDALPPTAIRFTFCSLNGSGALQLSATGDPAPGYDLEISSNCVNWIPFATMTNFTGSIQFTDSAPALIPQRFYRLRAPK; from the coding sequence ATGTCGTCGCCGCTTTCTCTTTTTCGGATTTGCTCCGCAAATGTTGCCACGTTGCTTTTGATATTATTTGCTTTGCCTGCTCAGGCGGACACCATTGATTCTTCCACGCTTAATAACAAATTTCTACTTGGATACCAGGGCTGGCACGCCTGTGCCGGCGATGGCTCTGCGTTGAATAGATATGTCCACTGGACCGGAGACGATACCATCCCCAATCCAGGTACGGTGAAGCATCCGATCTGGCCTGAACTTTCAGAATTTCCTCCTGAAGAGTTGTTTCCGACTGATGGGATAGTGCTGGGTAACGGGCAGCCTGCGATGGTCTATTCCTGTTATGTCTCCAATACAGTGGCGCGCCATTTCAAGTGGATGCAGGACTATGGAATTGATGGCGTGTTGGTGCAGCGATTCACGAAAGATGTTTATCAGGGAGCGGATTGGGGGGCGCTCAAAACCACCAACCTGGTGAATGTCCGGGCGGCAGCCGAAGCTTACGGACGTGTGTTCTGCGTGGAATACGACATTTCAAATGACGATCCCTCGCAAGTCATCAGTCATTTGCAGAACGATTGGGCTTACCTGACGGGAACACTGGGGCTCACCAATAGCAACCGTTATCTCAAGCACAAGGGCAAGCCGGTGGTTGAGATCTGGGGCCTGGGCTTTGTTGGTGTCAACATTCCACCAACTGACGCGCAAACGATCATCAATAATTTCAGGGCGGCAGGTTGCACCGTTGTGGGCGGCGTGCCGCAGGCCTGGCGTGCGCTGGCGGGTGATTCGCAAACCAACGCCGCCTGGCTGAATGTTTATCATTCCTTCGATGTGATTAATCCCTGGGCGGTGGGTCGTTACCAGACGACAAACCAGGTGGATTCCGTCGCAAAACCCGCTTACATCGGCGATCTCGCTGACCTGACACCCAGAGGCATTGATTACTTGCCGGTTATTTTTCCCGGTTATGCCGTAGCTAGTGGACCGAGAAATGGAATACCGCGACTTGGCGGGCGATTTTATTGGCGGCAGGCATATGACGCGGTTTCGGTGGGCTGCAATATGGCCTTTGGCGCGATGTTCGATGAAATTGATGAGGGCACGGCCACCTATAAGCTGGCTCCGACAATGAGCACCACTCCGGCAGTCGCAAGCATGTTTGCCCTGGATGTCGATGGAGAAGCCATTCCAAGCGATTGGTATCTGCGCGTGGGTGGAGAAATCACCAAGGCATTGCGCAAAGAAGTGCCATTGAACGAGCCGCTTCCCATCGCGCCCAACGCCGAAATTAAGTTATTGTCGCCGAATGGAGGAGAAGTCTGGAATGCCGGCGACCTGGCGCTGGTGAATTGGAATGGGTCGGGTTCTTTAACCAACGTGAGAATTGATCTATCCACCGATGGAGCTGCAACGTGGAGTTGCCTGGCTTACGGCGTCACGAATTCGGGTTCGGCTTTGGTGCTGGTTCCCAATACTCCCAGCACCAATTGCTGGCTGCGAGTCGCCGGGTTGAGTGGAACGCCAGCCACATGGTCCGCGACTCATTTTACCATTCAAACTCAGCCATCCTTCCGCCCGACGCATCTGCAGCCACTGTGGAGTCTCGCGCCGGGCAGCCGCTCTTACGTCACCACTGACGTGTCCAGTACTCCGAACCAACGCAGCCTCGCTTACAATTCTCTTTCCAACCAGGTCATCGTCGTCAGCCGCACGGGCGCGACCACCGGGTTGACGGTAAACGTTCTGGATGCGACGACTGGCCAGTACCTATATCAACTCAACACAACTGGGATTACCGGTGGAAGCATCATTTTGCTGAGCGTTGCGGTTTCCGACGACGGCTCGGTTTATGCAGGCAACATGAGCACCAGTGGCGGGGGCGTTGCGACGTATAAACTTTATCGCTGGCCGAATTCCGGCAGCGCTGCAATCCCAACCACGATTTTTTCAGGCGAACCCGCCGGACGCACCGATTCGGTTCGCTGGGGAGATACTTTGGCTGTGCAAGGCGCGGGCACGAACACTCAAATCATGATTGACGCTTACGGGACCAACGTCTGTGCGATATTCACTCCGGTCAACAGCAGCCTGACGAGTTGGATTTCCAGGAGCGGTCCGCAGGATTATTTCCCGGGTTCAATCGGCCGCAGCTTGCAATTCGGCCCGACCAACACGTTCTGGCAGAAGCGCAAGGCTGACCGGCTTGAAAAATCCGGCTTTTCGATAACAGGCTCGCTCGGCACCAGCAACCTGGTTGCATACACGTTTTTACCCGGATCGACCGGCCCGGTTGGCATTGACTTCACGCGCAATTTGTTGGGCGCAATTAATTACTGCGGCAACACCAACGGCCCTGACACACTGGATCTCTACGACATTTCCAACATCAACAGCCCGGTTTTGCTTGCACGGGTCAATTTCCCAGTGAACCAAAAGCCAAATGCCAATTTCGTCGGACAGATTGTGTTCGGCGGTGGAAAAGTTTTTGCCATAGATGGGAACAACGGAATCGTAGCTTTTTCGATTGTTGATGCACTGCCGCCAACTGCGATTCGATTCACGTTCTGCTCTCTCAATGGCAGCGGCGCGTTGCAATTAAGCGCTACTGGTGACCCGGCTCCCGGATATGACCTCGAGATCTCGTCCAATTGTGTGAACTGGATTCCTTTCGCCACCATGACGAATTTCACCGGTTCCATACAATTCACAGACTCTGCACCCGCCCTCATCCCACAGCGCTTCTACCGGCTGAGAGCGCCGAAATAA
- a CDS encoding type II secretion system protein: MKRNHKAEKGFTLVELLVVVGVIAVLAALLVQGLKGAQNKARQTACLNNLRQISLAVHQYIDDSLDQTPRTPGTRTNWTLTFHGYKKLIESYVGTDRESPLRTRLFACPADTFYYGVSNGYKVLITQSLHAQPFTDYESYGFNAGNLRTNLGRFGIDYSRLGISGRKLSSIKNPATTILTLEAPASDPFSWHQPRMPLSLSSTRMDERFNDAMNMIGFVDGHVSYIKIYWSDTTTNGASLGACDENPPPEYGYQWSGD, from the coding sequence GTGAAGAGAAACCATAAAGCGGAGAAGGGATTTACCTTGGTTGAGCTGCTCGTGGTGGTGGGCGTTATAGCTGTTCTGGCCGCCTTACTGGTTCAGGGACTAAAAGGCGCCCAAAACAAAGCCAGACAAACTGCGTGTCTGAACAATCTGCGGCAAATCAGCCTCGCCGTTCACCAGTATATCGATGATTCGCTGGACCAGACGCCGCGCACCCCTGGAACGCGCACCAACTGGACGCTGACCTTCCATGGGTATAAGAAGCTCATTGAGAGTTACGTTGGCACAGATCGAGAGTCCCCGCTGCGTACCCGGCTGTTCGCCTGCCCAGCCGACACTTTTTACTATGGCGTATCAAATGGCTATAAGGTGCTCATCACCCAAAGTTTGCACGCCCAACCCTTTACAGATTATGAGAGCTATGGGTTTAACGCGGGAAACCTTCGCACCAATTTGGGCCGGTTTGGGATTGATTACTCCCGCCTTGGCATTTCAGGACGAAAGCTCAGCTCGATCAAGAACCCCGCCACGACCATCCTTACACTTGAAGCTCCAGCCTCTGACCCCTTCTCGTGGCACCAGCCCAGAATGCCTCTTTCACTTTCTTCCACTCGCATGGATGAGCGGTTTAATGATGCAATGAATATGATTGGCTTCGTGGATGGGCACGTCAGCTATATCAAAATCTATTGGAGCGATACCACGACCAATGGCGCCAGCCTGGGCGCTTGTGATGAGAATCCACCACCAGAGTACGGTTACCAATGGAGCGGAGATTGA
- a CDS encoding DUF2200 domain-containing protein has product MTKHRIYTTSFASVYPLYVAKAEKKGRTKAEVDEIIRWLTGYSQQELEALLEKQTDFETFFAEAPQLNPSRALIKGVICGVRLEEIKEPTMQEIRYLDKLIDELAKGKAMEKILRK; this is encoded by the coding sequence ATGACAAAACATCGGATCTATACAACGAGCTTCGCGAGTGTCTATCCACTTTATGTCGCCAAGGCAGAGAAAAAAGGACGCACGAAAGCAGAAGTCGATGAAATCATTCGTTGGTTGACGGGATACAGCCAGCAGGAATTGGAGGCTCTACTGGAAAAACAGACAGATTTTGAGACCTTCTTTGCGGAAGCTCCTCAACTCAATCCTTCGCGTGCTTTGATTAAAGGTGTGATTTGTGGTGTCCGGTTGGAAGAGATCAAAGAACCAACCATGCAGGAAATTCGCTACCTGGATAAATTAATCGACGAGCTGGCAAAGGGAAAAGCAATGGAGAAGATTTTGCGGAAATAA